One window of the Archaeoglobus sulfaticallidus PM70-1 genome contains the following:
- the argJ gene encoding bifunctional ornithine acetyltransferase/N-acetylglutamate synthase, whose protein sequence is MVEILRLNDSINAITGLECYGVKEGKNGLGIVKCRGRVAGVFTENRIKAAPVMVTSEHIKNGWVEGIIVNSGNANAYTGEEGIKNAKRMAELLAEKIGCDAEKVAVCSTGVIGRQLDMEWIEKKVDEVYSRLSASRKSAEEFAKSIMTTDRYPKEFAVKFGDCIVAGVAKGAGMIAPNMATMLAFIFTNAKVENLYDCLGYAVDRSFNVMTVDGDTSTNDTVLLISTDEVEVDEETFKLALKEVCFNLAKMIVRDGEGATKVFEVHVHGAKSDEDAFNLAKSVASSLLVKTAVFGCDPNWGRIIAALGYAGVDISEDITLIFENDDESIALLDEGKQTGRESEAEEFMRKNDDFRIAVRLKLGDGYGYAIGCDLTYDYVKLNAEYTT, encoded by the coding sequence ATGGTGGAGATTTTGAGGTTGAACGACTCAATCAATGCCATAACCGGACTTGAGTGTTATGGTGTGAAGGAGGGAAAGAACGGCCTTGGGATTGTTAAGTGCAGAGGTAGGGTTGCTGGGGTTTTTACCGAGAACAGGATAAAAGCTGCACCGGTTATGGTCACATCTGAACACATAAAGAATGGATGGGTTGAGGGTATAATCGTAAACAGCGGGAATGCCAATGCCTATACTGGAGAGGAGGGAATTAAAAACGCGAAGAGGATGGCAGAATTGCTTGCGGAGAAGATTGGCTGTGATGCAGAGAAGGTTGCGGTCTGTTCCACTGGAGTTATAGGCAGGCAGCTCGATATGGAATGGATAGAAAAAAAGGTTGATGAGGTGTATAGCAGGCTATCAGCATCCAGAAAGTCTGCGGAAGAGTTTGCAAAATCGATAATGACGACTGATCGCTACCCAAAGGAGTTTGCAGTTAAGTTCGGTGATTGTATTGTTGCTGGAGTTGCCAAGGGAGCGGGGATGATAGCTCCCAATATGGCAACGATGCTTGCATTCATATTCACGAACGCAAAGGTTGAGAACCTGTATGACTGCTTGGGATATGCCGTAGATAGATCGTTCAATGTGATGACCGTTGATGGAGATACATCCACGAATGATACAGTTCTCCTGATCTCAACTGATGAGGTGGAGGTGGATGAAGAGACCTTCAAGCTTGCTTTGAAGGAGGTCTGCTTCAACCTCGCAAAGATGATAGTCAGGGATGGAGAGGGAGCTACAAAGGTCTTTGAAGTGCATGTTCATGGGGCGAAGAGTGATGAAGATGCCTTCAACCTCGCAAAATCTGTTGCAAGCTCTTTGCTGGTAAAGACGGCAGTATTTGGATGCGATCCAAACTGGGGAAGGATAATAGCTGCCCTTGGCTATGCCGGGGTGGACATATCAGAGGATATAACCCTGATTTTCGAGAATGATGATGAATCCATAGCACTGCTCGATGAAGGTAAGCAGACAGGCAGAGAAAGTGAAGCGGAGGAGTTCATGAGAAAGAATGACGACTTCAGGATTGCTGTCAGGCTGAAGCTGGGAGATGGCTATGGGTATGCGATAGGCTGTGACCTGACATACGACTATGTGAAACTAAATGCGGAATACACAACATGA
- a CDS encoding ABC transporter ATP-binding protein, which yields MQSTKYILQVRNLKKYFPVKGLFFTKGYVKAVDGVSFEILRGETFGLVGESGCGKTTVGRTILRLIEPTDGQILFEGKDIMKFSKKDINRFRRKAQIMFQDPYSSLNPRQTVFQIVMEPVRHHGIEVDDPEAFVIDLLERVGLNESHLYRYPHEFSGGQRQRIAMARILSLKPEFVVLDEPTSALDVSVQANILNTLKDIQDEYKLTYLFISHDLAIVKYMSHRIGVMYLGKLAEVGNSESIFEEPLHPYTKALFSAIPIPDPDIEKKKERIKVIGEPPSPINPPEGCRFNPRCQYAKDICREKEPELKKVDSDRFVACWLY from the coding sequence ATGCAAAGCACGAAGTACATCCTTCAGGTAAGGAACCTCAAAAAATACTTCCCTGTAAAGGGTCTGTTCTTCACGAAAGGCTATGTTAAGGCTGTCGATGGAGTATCTTTTGAGATACTCAGGGGAGAGACTTTCGGTTTGGTTGGAGAAAGCGGATGTGGAAAGACAACAGTTGGAAGAACGATTCTCAGGCTTATTGAACCAACAGACGGTCAGATCCTTTTTGAAGGAAAGGACATAATGAAATTCAGCAAGAAGGACATCAACCGGTTCAGGAGAAAAGCTCAGATAATGTTTCAGGATCCGTATTCGTCCCTTAATCCAAGGCAGACGGTTTTTCAGATCGTGATGGAGCCGGTCAGGCATCACGGCATTGAGGTGGATGATCCCGAGGCTTTCGTCATCGATCTGCTTGAGAGGGTTGGACTGAACGAGAGCCATCTCTATCGTTACCCTCACGAGTTCAGTGGTGGTCAGAGGCAAAGGATTGCGATGGCAAGGATTCTATCTTTAAAGCCAGAGTTTGTTGTGCTGGATGAACCGACTTCGGCTTTGGACGTCTCTGTTCAGGCGAACATACTGAATACGCTGAAAGACATTCAGGATGAGTACAAGCTGACATACTTATTCATAAGCCACGATCTTGCCATTGTGAAGTACATGAGTCACAGGATTGGGGTGATGTATCTCGGTAAGCTTGCTGAGGTTGGTAACTCTGAGAGCATATTTGAAGAGCCTTTGCATCCATACACAAAGGCTCTGTTCTCAGCAATTCCAATTCCCGATCCGGATATTGAGAAAAAGAAGGAGAGAATAAAGGTTATTGGAGAACCACCCAGTCCAATAAACCCACCAGAAGGCTGCAGGTTCAATCCGAGATGTCAGTATGCGAAGGATATTTGCAGGGAAAAGGAACCAGAGCTTAAAAAGGTGGATAGCGATAGGTTTGTTGCCTGTTGGCTTTACTGA
- a CDS encoding ABC transporter ATP-binding protein — translation MKSKVLEVRDLTVHFYTYAGIVKAIEKVSFDVYMGETFALVGETGCGKSVTARALTQLIESPGRIVGGEVYYTSDKGRVDLLKLSEEEIRKIRGSEIAYIFQDPQSSLDPLYTIGYQISEALYVHKRVENLKDGIKKAVEILRTVLMPDPEKRVSNYPHEMSGGMKQRATIGIGISNNPKLLIADEPTTALDVTVQTQILDLIKDMKERYGATVILITHDMGVVAGMADRVGVMYAGKIVELGDVYAIFKKPLHPYTQGLLRAVPNPLVKIERLETIPGTVPSLINPPEGCRFSPRCPLASSICREKTPELVELEDGHFVACHNVG, via the coding sequence ATGAAGAGCAAGGTGCTCGAGGTAAGGGATCTGACAGTACACTTTTACACCTATGCCGGGATAGTCAAGGCGATTGAGAAAGTCTCGTTTGATGTATATATGGGAGAAACATTCGCCCTCGTTGGTGAAACGGGTTGCGGTAAAAGTGTTACTGCAAGGGCTTTAACCCAGCTCATCGAATCTCCCGGCAGGATTGTTGGTGGGGAGGTTTATTATACATCCGATAAGGGGAGAGTGGATCTTTTAAAGCTCTCTGAGGAGGAAATACGAAAGATAAGGGGTAGCGAAATCGCATACATATTTCAAGATCCTCAATCATCCCTAGATCCGTTATATACGATAGGTTATCAGATATCGGAAGCATTGTATGTTCACAAGAGGGTTGAAAACTTGAAGGATGGGATAAAGAAGGCGGTTGAGATACTGAGAACGGTTTTGATGCCCGATCCCGAGAAGAGGGTGAGCAATTACCCCCATGAAATGAGTGGGGGGATGAAGCAGAGGGCCACGATTGGCATAGGGATATCAAACAACCCGAAGTTGCTGATTGCTGATGAGCCAACCACAGCTTTGGATGTTACGGTTCAGACACAGATCCTTGATCTGATAAAGGATATGAAGGAAAGATACGGGGCGACTGTGATACTCATAACCCACGATATGGGTGTGGTTGCAGGCATGGCTGATAGAGTTGGAGTGATGTATGCGGGGAAAATCGTTGAGCTTGGAGATGTGTATGCGATATTCAAAAAACCTCTCCACCCATACACTCAGGGGTTGCTCAGGGCGGTTCCAAACCCGCTTGTTAAAATCGAAAGGCTGGAAACTATTCCCGGAACTGTGCCCAGCCTGATAAACCCACCAGAAGGCTGCAGGTTCAGTCCGAGATGCCCTCTGGCTTCCAGTATATGCAGAGAGAAAACTCCAGAGCTTGTTGAGCTGGAAGATGGGCACTTTGTTGCATGCCATAATGTCGGGTGA